In Haloterrigena turkmenica DSM 5511, a single genomic region encodes these proteins:
- a CDS encoding Mov34/MPN/PAD-1 family protein: MGLFDALFRSSSILGIAEETLEFALESSEAAHPDEYMGFLRGTEADRLGLDRDGLVITDILVIPGTESNSVSATVKTSQIPNDVKALGSVHSHPNGVISPSSADLETFGRGSVHIIIGAPYRRSDWEAFDSGGEPTRLNVIDVELPETEDFFDFTQADIDDELR; this comes from the coding sequence ATGGGGCTGTTCGACGCGCTGTTTCGCTCGAGTTCGATCCTCGGCATCGCCGAGGAGACCCTCGAGTTCGCCCTCGAGTCCTCCGAGGCCGCCCATCCCGACGAGTACATGGGATTCCTCCGAGGAACCGAGGCGGATCGACTGGGACTGGACCGAGACGGACTCGTCATCACGGATATTCTCGTGATTCCCGGCACCGAGTCGAACAGCGTCAGCGCGACCGTCAAGACGAGCCAGATCCCGAACGACGTGAAGGCGCTGGGCAGCGTCCACTCGCATCCGAACGGCGTGATCAGCCCGAGCAGCGCGGATCTGGAGACGTTCGGTCGGGGCAGCGTCCATATCATTATCGGCGCGCCCTATCGCCGCTCGGACTGGGAGGCCTTCGATTCGGGGGGCGAGCCGACCCGACTGAACGTGATCGACGTGGAGCTACCCGAAACCGAGGACTTCTTCGATTTCACGCAGGCGGATATCGACGACGAACTCCGATAG
- a CDS encoding NADP-dependent malic enzyme, whose amino-acid sequence MSLDDDSLEYHREEPPGKIEIRTTKSTSTQRDLSLAYSPGVAAPCREIADREDDAYQYTAKGNLVGVVSNGSAVLGLGDIGAQASKPVMEGKGVLFKRFADIDVFDIELDHDDVDAFVESVAAMEPTFGGVNIEDIAAPACFTIEERLRERMDVPVFHDDQHGTAIISGAALLNAVDIAGKDMEELSVTFSGAGAAAIATARFFVSLGVPKENITMVDIDGILTTERAESGDLDPYSREFARDVPPGDVADAIVDADVFVGLSVGGIVSAEMVRSMAADPIIFAMANPDPEIDYETAKNARDDTVIMATGRSDYPNQVNNVLGFPFIFRGALDVRASEINEEMKVAAAEAIADLARTDVPDAVRKAYGDQPLQFGPEYIIPKPLDPRVLFEVAPAVARAAVESGAARTDLDLETYVEDLEARLGKSREMMRTVFNKAKTDPKRLALAEGENEKIVRAAAQLEDRDLAQPVLIGDAEEIRTTVADLGLEFEPEVVDPETGDYEEYAEALYERRRRKGVTRTEARERIRDSDYFASVMVDQGDADAMLTGLTNHYPSALRPPLQVVGTAPDTDYAAGVYMLTFKNRVVFLADATVNQDPDEDVLAEITRHTANLARRFNVEPRAALLSYSDFGSVDNEGTRKPRRAAQRLREDPDVDFPVDGEMQADTAVVEDLLEDNYEFAELDEPANVLVLPNLEAGNVCYKLLQRLGGAEAIGPMLVGMDRPVHVLQRDDEVSDIVNLAAVATVDAQGE is encoded by the coding sequence ATGTCACTAGACGACGATTCACTCGAGTACCACCGCGAAGAGCCTCCCGGCAAGATCGAGATCCGCACGACGAAGTCGACGAGCACCCAGCGCGACCTCTCGCTGGCGTACTCGCCCGGGGTCGCCGCGCCGTGTCGCGAGATCGCCGACCGCGAGGACGACGCCTACCAGTACACGGCCAAGGGCAACCTCGTCGGCGTCGTCTCGAACGGCTCGGCGGTGCTCGGGCTCGGCGATATCGGCGCTCAGGCCTCGAAACCCGTCATGGAGGGGAAGGGCGTGCTGTTCAAGCGCTTCGCCGACATCGACGTCTTCGACATCGAACTCGATCACGACGACGTCGACGCCTTCGTCGAGTCGGTCGCGGCGATGGAGCCGACCTTCGGCGGCGTCAACATCGAGGACATCGCGGCGCCGGCCTGCTTCACGATCGAGGAGCGACTGCGCGAGCGGATGGACGTCCCGGTCTTTCACGACGACCAGCACGGCACCGCGATCATCTCCGGCGCGGCGCTGCTCAACGCCGTCGACATCGCCGGCAAGGATATGGAGGAGCTCTCGGTCACGTTCTCCGGCGCTGGTGCGGCGGCCATCGCGACCGCCCGGTTTTTCGTCTCGCTCGGCGTCCCGAAGGAGAACATCACCATGGTCGACATCGACGGCATCCTGACGACCGAGCGGGCCGAGTCCGGCGACCTCGACCCCTACAGCCGCGAGTTCGCTCGCGACGTGCCCCCGGGAGACGTCGCCGACGCGATCGTCGACGCGGACGTCTTCGTCGGGCTCTCCGTCGGCGGGATCGTCTCCGCCGAGATGGTGCGCTCGATGGCCGCGGATCCGATCATCTTCGCGATGGCCAACCCCGATCCGGAGATCGACTACGAGACGGCGAAGAACGCTCGGGACGACACGGTCATCATGGCGACCGGCCGCTCGGACTACCCGAATCAGGTCAACAACGTCCTCGGGTTCCCCTTCATCTTCCGCGGCGCGCTCGACGTCCGAGCCAGCGAGATCAACGAGGAGATGAAGGTGGCCGCCGCGGAGGCCATCGCCGACCTCGCGCGGACGGACGTCCCCGACGCCGTCCGCAAGGCCTACGGCGACCAGCCGCTGCAGTTCGGCCCCGAGTACATCATCCCGAAGCCCCTCGATCCGCGCGTGCTCTTCGAGGTCGCCCCCGCGGTCGCCCGCGCCGCCGTCGAGAGTGGCGCCGCCCGCACCGACCTCGACCTCGAGACCTACGTCGAGGACCTCGAGGCGCGCCTGGGTAAGTCCCGCGAGATGATGCGGACCGTGTTCAACAAGGCCAAGACCGACCCGAAGCGGCTCGCGCTGGCCGAGGGGGAAAACGAGAAGATCGTCCGGGCGGCGGCCCAGCTCGAGGACCGCGATCTCGCGCAGCCGGTGCTGATCGGCGACGCCGAAGAGATCCGGACCACCGTCGCCGACCTCGGCCTCGAGTTCGAACCCGAGGTGGTCGATCCGGAAACCGGCGACTACGAGGAGTACGCCGAGGCGCTCTACGAGCGCCGCCGGCGCAAGGGCGTGACGCGCACTGAGGCCCGGGAACGGATCCGGGACAGCGACTACTTCGCGTCGGTGATGGTTGATCAGGGCGACGCCGACGCGATGCTCACCGGACTCACGAACCACTACCCCTCGGCGCTGCGGCCGCCGCTGCAGGTGGTCGGCACGGCGCCCGACACCGACTACGCCGCGGGCGTCTACATGCTGACGTTCAAGAACCGCGTCGTCTTCCTCGCCGACGCGACGGTCAACCAGGACCCTGACGAGGACGTGCTGGCCGAGATTACGCGCCACACGGCCAACCTCGCGCGGCGGTTCAACGTCGAACCGCGGGCCGCCCTCCTGTCGTACTCGGACTTCGGCAGCGTCGACAACGAGGGCACCCGCAAACCCCGCCGGGCGGCCCAGCGGCTCCGCGAGGACCCCGACGTCGACTTCCCCGTCGACGGCGAGATGCAGGCCGACACCGCCGTCGTCGAGGACCTGCTCGAGGACAACTACGAGTTCGCCGAACTCGACGAGCCCGCGAACGTGCTCGTCCTCCCCAACCTCGAGGCGGGCAACGTCTGCTACAAGCTGCTCCAGCGGCTGGGCGGCGCCGAGGCGATCGGCCCGATGCTGGTCGGTATGGATCGACCGGTCCACGTCCTCCAACGGGACGACGAGGTCAGCGACATCGTGAACCTCGCGGCCGTCGCGACCGTCGACGCGCAGGGTGAGTAA
- a CDS encoding DHH family phosphoesterase, whose product MTRESAGEPGADDGDSVVYDLAAECTAEDVERNRPYLAEINGIVDYGVFVDLSESVSGLVHESVLEGTFAVGDELVVELESVRDNGDMAFEPVDIEEYTLQNVAHDYALTGTDRLKPNIGDQIHLEGKIVQVKQTAGPTIFHVADEYGVVPCAAFEEAGVRAYPAIEVGDVVRVTGTPERREGSIQIEVDGLSNLEGQDAEDARERLEDALEDRAEPHDVEPLIDWPAFEKLRPNLREVAKLLRRTVLEGRPIRVRHHADGDGMCAAVPVQIALERFIADVHEDENAPRHLIKRLPAKAPFYEMEDATRDLNFALEDREKHGQQLPLLLMLDNGSTAEDVPAYETLAHYDIPIAVVDHHHPDPDAVEDLLDAHVNPYLHDEDYRITTGMCCVELARMIYPDLGDELRHVPAVAGLSDRSKADAMDDYLELAAEEGYDEDRLQDLSEALDYAAFWLRYNSGDQLIQDLLQIDSADEDRHRELVEFFADRAREEVDEQLDAAMPHLEHEDLDNGAHLYRIDVENYAHRFTYPAPGKTTGEIHDRKIEETGDPVITVGYGPDFAVLRSDGVRLDIPTMVSELEEEVPGGGVSGGGHLVVGSIKFVKGKREDVIDALVEKMEDAEIDEALSSAAPIDD is encoded by the coding sequence ATGACACGTGAGTCCGCCGGGGAACCCGGCGCAGATGACGGGGATTCCGTCGTCTACGATCTCGCTGCCGAGTGTACGGCAGAAGATGTAGAGCGAAACCGACCGTATCTCGCCGAAATCAACGGTATCGTCGATTACGGCGTCTTCGTCGATCTCTCCGAGTCCGTCTCCGGGCTCGTCCACGAATCGGTCCTCGAGGGCACCTTCGCCGTCGGCGACGAGCTCGTCGTCGAACTCGAGAGCGTCCGGGACAACGGTGACATGGCCTTCGAGCCGGTCGACATCGAGGAGTACACGCTCCAGAACGTCGCCCACGACTACGCCCTGACCGGCACCGATCGGCTCAAGCCGAACATCGGCGATCAGATCCACTTGGAGGGCAAGATCGTTCAGGTCAAACAGACCGCCGGCCCGACGATCTTCCACGTCGCCGACGAGTACGGCGTCGTTCCCTGTGCCGCCTTCGAGGAGGCCGGCGTCCGCGCCTACCCCGCCATCGAGGTCGGGGACGTCGTCCGCGTGACCGGCACGCCCGAGCGCCGCGAGGGCTCGATCCAGATCGAGGTCGACGGACTCTCGAACCTCGAGGGCCAGGACGCCGAGGACGCCCGCGAACGGCTCGAGGACGCCCTCGAGGACCGCGCCGAGCCCCACGACGTCGAGCCGCTGATCGACTGGCCCGCCTTCGAGAAACTGCGGCCGAACCTGCGGGAGGTCGCGAAGCTGCTGCGTCGGACCGTCCTCGAGGGACGGCCCATCCGCGTGCGCCACCACGCTGACGGCGACGGCATGTGCGCCGCCGTTCCCGTCCAGATCGCCCTCGAGCGATTCATCGCGGACGTCCACGAGGACGAGAACGCGCCGCGCCATCTCATCAAGCGCCTGCCCGCCAAAGCGCCGTTCTACGAGATGGAAGACGCCACGCGGGATCTGAACTTCGCGCTCGAGGACCGCGAGAAACACGGCCAGCAACTCCCGCTCCTGCTCATGCTGGACAACGGTTCGACGGCCGAGGACGTCCCGGCCTACGAAACGCTGGCCCACTACGACATCCCGATCGCGGTCGTCGACCACCACCACCCCGACCCCGACGCGGTCGAGGACCTCCTCGACGCCCACGTCAACCCGTACCTCCACGACGAGGACTACCGGATCACGACGGGGATGTGCTGTGTCGAACTCGCGCGGATGATCTACCCCGACCTCGGCGACGAACTCCGACACGTCCCCGCCGTCGCCGGCCTCTCGGACCGCTCGAAGGCCGACGCGATGGACGACTACCTCGAGCTGGCCGCCGAGGAGGGCTACGACGAGGACCGCCTGCAGGACCTGAGCGAGGCGCTCGACTACGCCGCCTTCTGGCTGCGCTACAACTCCGGCGATCAGCTGATTCAGGACCTGCTCCAGATCGATTCGGCCGACGAGGACCGCCACCGCGAACTCGTCGAGTTCTTCGCCGACCGGGCTCGCGAGGAGGTCGACGAGCAACTCGACGCGGCGATGCCCCACTTAGAGCACGAGGACCTGGACAACGGCGCCCACCTCTACCGGATCGACGTCGAGAACTACGCCCACCGCTTTACTTACCCCGCGCCGGGCAAGACCACCGGCGAGATCCACGACCGGAAGATCGAGGAGACCGGCGACCCCGTGATCACGGTCGGCTACGGGCCCGACTTCGCCGTGCTCCGCAGTGACGGCGTCCGACTGGACATCCCCACTATGGTCTCGGAACTCGAGGAGGAGGTCCCCGGCGGCGGCGTCTCCGGCGGCGGCCACCTCGTCGTCGGCTCGATCAAGTTCGTCAAGGGCAAACGCGAGGACGTCATCGACGCCTTAGTCGAGAAGATGGAGGACGCGGAGATCGACGAAGCGCTCTCGAGTGCGGCGCCGATCGACGACTGA
- a CDS encoding response regulator yields the protein MIDRSKAAEPADVLLVEPSDERARRTRDGFLDIGSTTIHEVSDGDEALAFLEGRDEYADAPAPCLVMLRLELPGPDGLDVLERMAERTDLSRIPVVVTVDDPDDDVVTDAYKRGANAVLPTPSDPAALAETMERVAEFWIATARLPNRIDRL from the coding sequence ATGATCGACCGCAGCAAAGCCGCGGAACCGGCCGACGTGTTGCTCGTCGAGCCGTCAGACGAGCGCGCTCGCCGCACGAGGGACGGATTTTTGGATATTGGATCGACGACCATACACGAGGTCTCGGACGGCGACGAGGCGCTGGCCTTTCTAGAGGGGCGCGACGAGTACGCCGACGCGCCGGCCCCCTGTCTCGTCATGCTCCGACTGGAGCTTCCGGGTCCCGACGGGCTCGACGTGCTCGAGCGGATGGCCGAGCGAACGGACCTCTCGCGGATTCCGGTCGTCGTGACCGTCGACGATCCTGACGACGACGTCGTCACTGACGCCTACAAACGGGGCGCCAACGCCGTCCTGCCGACGCCGTCCGATCCCGCGGCGCTCGCCGAGACGATGGAGCGAGTCGCCGAGTTCTGGATCGCGACCGCGCGACTCCCGAATCGGATCGATCGACTCTGA
- a CDS encoding A/G-specific adenine glycosylase: MSESDDDADAGSGTGDGDWSLPNDHESVREALIAWYEDGHREFPWRRTDDPYEILVSEVMSQQTQLDRVVEAWEGFLERWPTTAALADADRADVVGFWTDHSLGYNNRAKYLHEAAGQVENEYDGEFPTAPDELQELMGVGPYTANAVASFAFNNGDAVVDTNVKRVAYRAFSIPDDDAAFEAAASELMPDGESRVWNNAIMELGGVACTQTPKCDEVGCPWREWCDAYASGDFTAPDVPTQPSFEGSRRQFRGRVIGTLREYDELELDTLGHRIRVDYAPDGEYGREWLTGLLEDLESDGLVDLETGEDGALVARLRR, encoded by the coding sequence ATGAGTGAGAGCGACGATGATGCCGACGCCGGTTCGGGTACGGGCGACGGGGACTGGTCGCTCCCCAACGACCACGAGTCCGTCCGCGAGGCCCTGATCGCGTGGTACGAGGACGGCCACCGCGAGTTCCCGTGGCGGCGGACCGACGACCCCTACGAGATCCTCGTCAGCGAGGTGATGAGCCAGCAGACCCAACTGGACCGCGTCGTCGAGGCCTGGGAAGGGTTCCTCGAGCGCTGGCCGACGACCGCGGCGCTGGCGGACGCCGACCGAGCGGACGTCGTCGGCTTCTGGACGGACCACAGCCTCGGCTACAACAACCGGGCGAAGTACCTCCACGAGGCGGCCGGGCAGGTGGAAAACGAATACGACGGCGAGTTCCCGACCGCGCCCGACGAACTGCAGGAGCTCATGGGCGTCGGCCCCTACACCGCCAACGCCGTGGCGAGTTTCGCCTTCAACAACGGCGACGCGGTCGTCGACACGAACGTCAAGCGTGTCGCCTACCGCGCGTTTTCGATCCCCGACGACGACGCGGCATTCGAGGCGGCGGCGAGCGAGCTCATGCCCGACGGCGAGTCGCGAGTCTGGAACAACGCGATCATGGAACTGGGCGGCGTCGCCTGCACGCAGACACCGAAGTGTGACGAGGTCGGCTGCCCCTGGCGCGAGTGGTGTGACGCCTACGCCAGCGGCGACTTCACCGCGCCGGACGTCCCGACACAGCCCTCCTTCGAGGGGAGTCGCCGTCAGTTCCGCGGCCGCGTGATCGGCACCCTGCGGGAGTACGACGAACTCGAGTTGGACACCCTGGGCCATCGCATTCGCGTCGATTACGCACCCGACGGCGAGTACGGACGCGAGTGGCTCACGGGGCTGCTCGAAGACCTCGAGTCGGACGGGTTAGTCGACCTCGAGACGGGCGAAGACGGGGCGCTCGTGGCCCGTCTCCGTCGATAG
- a CDS encoding NADPH-dependent FMN reductase yields MADVHVTAVCGSLREASTTRAALERVLEAAERGGATTELLDLREFELPTFDADRDREDAGDAEELATRLREADAIVLGSPMYHGSYSSPLKTALDYCGFDEFRDKTVGLLAVSGGAFPVTALEHMRSVCRALNAWVIPHEAAVPNSHSAIEDGAFVDEKLEERVATLGRRAVQYATIEPDPDSFQSDQNVGAEGK; encoded by the coding sequence ATGGCAGACGTTCACGTCACCGCAGTCTGTGGGAGTCTCCGCGAGGCGAGTACGACCCGCGCCGCCCTCGAGCGCGTTCTCGAGGCCGCCGAGCGCGGCGGCGCGACGACCGAACTGCTCGACTTGCGCGAGTTCGAGTTGCCGACGTTCGACGCGGATCGAGATCGAGAGGACGCGGGGGACGCCGAGGAACTGGCGACCCGCCTCCGCGAGGCGGACGCGATCGTTCTCGGCTCGCCGATGTACCACGGCTCCTACTCCTCGCCGCTGAAGACGGCCCTCGACTACTGCGGATTCGACGAGTTTCGGGACAAGACCGTCGGACTGCTGGCGGTCTCCGGCGGCGCCTTCCCCGTCACCGCTCTCGAGCACATGCGCTCGGTCTGTCGGGCGCTGAACGCGTGGGTGATCCCCCACGAGGCGGCCGTGCCGAACTCCCACTCGGCGATCGAGGACGGCGCGTTCGTCGACGAGAAACTCGAGGAGCGCGTCGCGACGCTCGGTCGGCGCGCGGTCCAGTACGCGACCATCGAGCCGGATCCGGACTCGTTCCAGAGCGATCAGAACGTCGGCGCTGAAGGCAAGTAA
- a CDS encoding DNA-methyltransferase, with protein sequence METTHRVFVGDSRDLAAIDDDSVELVVTSPPYPMIEMWDDLFTRLDPAVGDALEAGDGRRAFDAMHAQLDRVWDELERVLVDGGIACINVGDATRSVDDSFRVYANHARVLEAFESRGFDPLPDILWRKPANSAAKFMGSGMIPPNAYVTLEHEYVLVFRKGGESRSFEPGADRRYEAAYFWEERNRWFSDVWTDVRGELQALSDEHDDLRDRSAAYPLEIPYRLICMYSAYGDTVLDPFWGTGTTTLAAMYAGRNSVGSELESSFLEVFDDRLGDVPALSRSVGRRRLERHREFVARRREEGKSFEYRAANYETPVVTKMERNLQLREVTAVDVLADADMSEGPADDETAADADAVHRYRAEHVPLTLE encoded by the coding sequence ATGGAGACGACCCACCGCGTCTTCGTCGGTGACTCCCGGGATCTCGCCGCGATCGACGACGACTCCGTCGAGCTCGTCGTCACCTCTCCGCCCTACCCCATGATCGAGATGTGGGACGACCTCTTTACCCGCCTCGATCCGGCCGTCGGCGACGCGCTCGAAGCCGGCGACGGCCGCCGTGCCTTCGACGCGATGCACGCCCAGCTCGACCGCGTCTGGGACGAACTCGAGCGCGTGCTGGTCGACGGCGGCATCGCCTGTATCAACGTCGGCGACGCGACCCGATCGGTCGACGACAGCTTCCGGGTCTACGCCAATCACGCGCGCGTGCTCGAGGCCTTCGAGTCGCGGGGGTTCGATCCGCTGCCGGACATCCTCTGGCGCAAGCCGGCCAACAGCGCCGCGAAGTTCATGGGCAGCGGGATGATCCCGCCCAACGCCTACGTGACCCTCGAACACGAGTACGTGCTGGTCTTCCGCAAGGGCGGGGAGAGCCGCTCGTTCGAACCGGGCGCCGACCGACGATACGAGGCCGCCTACTTCTGGGAGGAGCGCAACCGCTGGTTCTCCGACGTCTGGACCGACGTTCGCGGCGAACTGCAGGCGCTTTCGGACGAGCACGACGACCTCCGCGATCGGTCGGCCGCCTACCCTCTCGAGATCCCCTATCGACTGATCTGCATGTACTCCGCCTACGGCGACACCGTCCTCGATCCCTTCTGGGGGACCGGGACGACCACGCTCGCGGCGATGTACGCCGGTCGCAACTCCGTCGGCTCGGAACTCGAGTCGTCGTTCCTCGAGGTGTTCGACGACCGACTCGGCGACGTACCGGCGCTCTCGCGATCGGTCGGCCGACGGCGGCTCGAGCGCCACCGGGAGTTCGTCGCTCGCCGTCGCGAGGAGGGGAAGTCCTTCGAGTACCGGGCCGCGAACTACGAGACACCGGTCGTCACGAAGATGGAGCGGAACCTCCAGCTTCGAGAGGTGACCGCCGTCGACGTACTCGCGGACGCAGACATGAGCGAGGGTCCCGCTGACGACGAGACCGCTGCGGACGCGGACGCCGTGCACAGGTACCGAGCCGAACACGTACCGCTGACTCTCGAGTAA
- a CDS encoding cupin domain-containing protein, with protein sequence MTLDEYSDAVDALEPADGEVETAELVVSDDVLVKAFALGPDAELEAHDHPESTNVFHVLEGTVTVVQDGESETIDAPGVVSHERGVVHGARNETDERVVFTASLCPLPS encoded by the coding sequence ATGACGCTCGACGAATATTCCGATGCGGTCGACGCGCTCGAACCGGCCGACGGCGAGGTCGAAACGGCGGAACTGGTCGTCAGCGACGACGTGCTCGTCAAGGCGTTCGCGCTCGGCCCGGACGCCGAACTCGAGGCCCACGACCACCCGGAGAGTACGAACGTCTTCCACGTCCTCGAGGGAACGGTCACGGTGGTACAGGACGGCGAGAGCGAGACGATCGACGCGCCGGGCGTCGTCAGCCACGAGCGCGGCGTCGTCCACGGCGCGCGAAACGAGACCGACGAGCGGGTCGTGTTCACGGCCAGCCTCTGTCCGCTCCCGTCCTGA